A single region of the Brachypodium distachyon strain Bd21 chromosome 3, Brachypodium_distachyon_v3.0, whole genome shotgun sequence genome encodes:
- the LOC100825822 gene encoding calcium-dependent protein kinase 5 — protein MGNTCGVTFRSMYFSSFRGASQRHDPEYAPIAAAAADDPPGKRPSRPAAAGPDGSLAAAAADDAPPPPASAMRRGALAPAELTANVLGHPTPSLHDHYLLGRKLGQGQFGTTYLCTHRATGVDYACKSIGKRKLITKEDVEDVRREIQIMHHLAGHRNVVAIKGAYEDQAYVHIVMELCAGGELFDRIIKRGHYSERKAAELTRIVVGVVEACHSLGVMHRDLKPENFLLANKDDDMSLKAIDFGLSVFFKPGQVFTDVVGSPYYVAPEVLRKSYGPEADVWTAGVILYILLSGVPPFWAETQQGIFDAVLKGTIDFDCDPWPVISESAKDLIRRMLNPHPAERLTAHEVLCHPWICDQGVAPDRPLDPAVLSRIKQFSAMNKLKKMALRVIAESLSEEEIAGLKEMFEAMDTDNSGAITYDELKEGMRKYGSTLKDTEIRDLMEAADVDNSGTIDYIEFIAATLHLNKLEREEHLVAAFSYFDKDGSGYITVDELQQACKEHNMPDAFLDDVIIEADQDNDGRIDYGEFVAMMTKGNMGVGRRTMRNSLNISMTA, from the exons ATGGGCAACACGTGCGGCGTCACCTTTAGATCCATGTACTTCTCCAGCTTCCGCGGCGCCTCGCAGCGCCACGACCCGGAGTACGcgcccatcgccgccgccgccgccgatgaccCGCCTGGCAAGCGGCCGTCGCGTCCGGCAGCTGCGGGACCTGACGGttccctggcggcggccgcggcggacgatgcgccgccgcctcccgcctccGCCATGCGCAGGGGCGCGCTCGCCCCCGCGGAGCTGACGGCCAACGTGCTCGGCCACCCCACCCCGAGCCTCCACGACCACTACCTGCTCGGCCGAAAGCTCGGGCAGGGGCAGTTCGGCACCACCTACCTCTGCACCCACCGAGCCACGGGGGTGGATTACGCCTGCAAGTCGATCGGCAAGCGCAAGCTCATCACCAAGGAGGACGTCGAGGATGTGCGCCGCGAGATCCAGATCATGCACCACCTCGCCGGCCACCGGAACGTCGTCGCCATCAAGGGCGCCTACGAGGACCAGGCCTACGTCCACATCGTCATGGAGCTCTGCGCGGGCGGCGAGCTGTTCGACCGCATCATAAAGCGGGGGCATTACAGCGAGCGCAAGGCGGCCGAGCTCACGCGCATCGTTGTAGGGGTTGTCGAGGCGTGCCACTCGCTTGGGGTCATGCACAGGGACCTCAAACCTGAAAACTTCTTGCTGGCGAACAAGGATGACGACATGTCGCTTAAGGCCATCGATTTCGGCCTCTCTGTGTTCTTCAAGCCCG GTCAAGTGTTCACAGATGTTGTTGGAAGTCCTTACTACGTAGCTCCAGAAGTGCTGCGCAAATCTTATGGGCCAGAAGCTGATGTATGGACAGCTGGTGTAATTCTTTACATACTACTAAGTGGTGTACCACCATTTTGGGCAG AGACACAGCAAGGAATATTTGACGCAGTATTAAAAGGCACTATTGATTTTGACTGCGATCCCTGGCCTGTTATTTCTGAAAGTGCGAAGGATCTTATAAGAAGAATGTTGAATCCTCATCCTGCAGAACGTCTAACTGCTCATGAAGTTCTAT GCCATCCTTGGATTTGTGATCAGGGAGTTGCTCCTGATCGACCACTTGATCCTGCTGTCCTTTCGCGCATTAAGCAGTTCTCAGCAATGAATAAGTTGAAGAAGATGGCTTTGCGA GTAATTGCTGAGAGCCTTTCAGAAGAGGAGATTGCGGGATTAAAAGAAATGTTTGAGGCAATGGACACAGATAACAGCGGTGCAATTACATATGATGAGCTGAAAGAGGGCATGAGAAAGTATGGTTCAACATTAAAAGATACTGAGATTCGTGATCTTATGGAAGCA GCAGATGTGGACAACAGTGGAACCATTGATTACATAGAATTCATTGCTGCTACGCTGCATCTCAATAAACTAGAACGAGAGGAACATCTAGTGGCAGCCTTTTCTTATTTTGACAAGGATGGCAGTGGTTACATTACAGTGGATGAGCTCCAGCAAGCTTGCAAAGAGCATAACATGCCAGATGCTTTTCTTGATGATGTCATAATAGAAGCTGATCAGGATAAT